One Thunnus thynnus chromosome 18, fThuThy2.1, whole genome shotgun sequence genomic region harbors:
- the rars2 gene encoding probable arginine--tRNA ligase, mitochondrial, which translates to MACFFRRRIAAKLGRTLQQSEEALIPALSAAPVFKKQQTADFKLSLSTLRVSGILPSSGDIQLQTEDLATRLKQDSVVEDISAGRGVINFRVNRTLLAQKILEPFENGEDDKFGLNSELFNNLKRGTTLVEYSSPNIAKKFHAGHLRSTIIGNFIANLKQTLGNNVIRMNYLGDWGMQFGLLGAGFSQFGSQEKLKQNPLQHLFEVYVQVNKEAEHNENMRLAARDFFRQLEQHESQAVSLWQQFREITVDEYQHVYKRLGIHFDIYSGESFHQDQAQEVVHQLQSRGLLKTSEKGTGVVDLSPTGDMSSICTVLRSDGTTLYITRDIAAAIDRREKHRFDEMIYVTDKSQANHFHQLFQILLALGHSWADRCQHVPFGLVQGMKTRSGEVVFLEDVLDEARARMLHNMSQSKTTKEMDNPEDTAEKVGISALIVQDFKGPLQSDYKFDWDRMLQAQGDTGVFLQYTHARLCSLMRRNEGIEAVAFNPSLLLEQTSVSILQHLLRYDEVLYQSAQDLQPKHLVNFLLKLCHLIASAHRELPVRGSPQDVAQARLRLFSGACSVLANGMRILGITPVHKM; encoded by the exons ATGGCGTGTTTCTTTAGAAGAAGAATAGCAGCGAAG CTGGGCAGGACGCTGCAGCAGTCTGAGGAAGCCCTCATACCAGCTCTGTCAGCAGCACCTGTCTTTAAGAAACa GCAAACTGCTGACTTCAAACTGTCGCTCAGCACGTTACGAGTCAGTGGCATTTTACCATCCAGTGGAGACATCCAGCTGCAAACAGAAGACTTGGCCACTCGG ttgaaGCAGGACAGTGTGGTGGAAGACATATCTGCTGGTCGTGGAGTGATCAACTTCAGAGTTAATCGCACACTTCTTGCgcag AAAATATTGGAGCCATTTGAAAACGGAGAGGATGACAAATTTGGGTTAAATAGTGAACTTTTTAATAACCTCAAGAGAGGAACAACGTTAGTGGAGTACAG CTCTCCAAATATCGCCAAAAAATTTCATGCTGGACACTTGCGATCTACAATTATTG GTAACTTCATTGCTAACCTAAAACAGACCCTAGGAAACAATGTTATTCGTATGAACTACCTCGGTGACTGGGGTATGCAGTTCG GTCTGCTGGGAGCTGGATTCAGTCAGTTTGGATCTCAGGAGAAGTTGAAACAGAATCCCTTACAGCATTTGTTTGAG GTTTATGTTCAAGTGAACAAGGAGGCAGAACACAATGAGAATATGAGGCTGGCTGCCAGAGACTTCTTTAGACAGCTGGAACAACATGAGAGCCAGGCAGTGTCGTTATGGCAACAGTTCAGGGAGATCACCGTAGACGAGTATCAACACGTTTACAAG CGGTTAGGGATCCACTTTGATATTTACTCCGGGGAGTCCTTTCACCAAGACCAAGCCCAGGAGGTGGTGCATCAGCTGCAGAGCCGAGGCCTGTTGAAAACCTCTGA GAAGGGGACTGGTGTAGTGGATCTCTCTCCCACTGGAGACATGAGCAGCATCTGCACAGTGCTGCGCAGTGACGGCACAACTCTCTACATCACCAG agATATTGCTGCAGCCATTGACCGTAGAGAAAAGCACCGTTTTGACGAGATGATTTATGTG acgGACAAAAGTCAAGCAAATCACTTCCACCAGTTGTTCCAGATCCTGCTCGCTTTGGGACATTCTTGGGCTGACAG ATGTCAGCACGTGCCCTTCGGCCTGGTGCAGGGCATGAAGACCAGGAGCGGTGAGGTGGTGTTTCTGGAGGACGTGTTGGACGAGGCCCGGGCCAGGATGCTACACAACATGAGCCAGTCAAAAA CAACAAAGGAAATGGACAACCCCGAGGACACAGCAGAGAAAGTGGGAATCAGTGCACTAATAGTCCAG GACTTCAAAGGTCCCCTGCAGTCGGACTATAAGTTCGACTGGGACCGGATGCTGCAGGCTCAGGGAGACACAGGCGTCTTCCTCCAGTACACACACGCTCGACTCTGCAG TTTAATGCGGAGGAATGAAGGCATCGAGGCAGTTGCGTTCAATCCATCACTTCTACTTGAGCAGACGAGTGTCAGTATTCTGCAGCACCTCCTTCG CTATGATGAGGTGTTGTACCAGTCGGCCCAGGATCTGCAACCGAAACATCTCGTCAACTTTTTATTGAAGCTGTG CCACCTGATCGCCTCAGCACACCGAGAGCTGCCAGTAAGAGGAAGTCCTCAGGATGTTGCACAG GCAAGGTTACGACTGTTCAGTGGAGCCTGCTCAGTCCTGGCCAATGGGATGAGGATCCTCGGCATCACACCGGTTCATAAGATGTGA
- the slc35a1 gene encoding CMP-sialic acid transporter, with translation MAGENVSVVFKLYCLTVMTLVAATYTVALRYTRTISSGDLYFSTTAVCITEVIKLILSMGMLAKETGSPNRLKNAIMEHVFCSPKELLKLSVPSVVYAVQNNMAFVALSNLDAAVYQVTYQLKIPCTALCTVLMLNRSLSRLQWFSVFTLCGGVTLVQWKPVEATKVQIEQNPFLGFVAIAIAVLCSGFAGVYFEKVLKSSDTSLWVRNIQMYLSGIVVTLLGVYMTDGDKVLEKGFFFGYTPWVCFVVFLASVGGLYTSVVVKYTDNIMKGFSAAAAIVLSTVASVLLFGLQITITFSSGAILVCVSIYLYGLPKQDTSKLIQKDTDKESKQKLINV, from the exons AAAATGTAAGTGTGGTCTTCAAACTGTACTGCCTGACAGTGATGACACTGGTGGCAGCTACATACACGGTGGCATTGCGGTACACAAGGACCATCTCATCAGGAGACCTGTACTTCTCCACGACCGCAGTGTGCATCACTGAGGTCATTAAATTAATACTGAGCATGGGGATGCTCGCAAA AGAAACAGGAAGCCCCAACAGGCTTAAGAACGCCATAATGGAACATGTGTTCTGCAGCCCAAAGGAGCTGCTGAAGCTGAGCGTGCCCTCAGTGGTGTATGCAGTTCAGAATAACATGGCCTTTGTCGCCCTGAGTAACCTCGATGCAGCAGTTTATCAG GTGACTTATCAGTTGAAGATCCCGTGCACGGCGTTGTGCACAGTCTTAATGCTGAACCGCTCTCTGAGCCGGCTGCAATGGTTCTCCGTCTTCACGCTCTGTGGGGGCGTTACACTCGTACAGTGGAAGCCTGTAGAGGCCACTAAAGTTCAG ATCGAGCAGAACCCTTTTCTTGGATTCGTCGCCATTGCTATTGCTGTCCTTTGTTCTGGGTTTGCAG GTGTGTACTTTGAGAAGGTGTTGAAGAGCTCAGACACGTCTCTGTGGGTGAGAAACATCCAGATGTACCTGTCCGGCATTGTCGTCACCCTCCTCGGTGTTTACATGACCGATGGCGATAAGGTCCTGGAGAAAGGCTTCTTCTTCGGTTATACACCCTGGGTGTGCTTTGTAGTAT TCCTCGCCAGCGTGGGAGGTCTGTACACGTCGGTGGTGGTGAAGTACACAGACAACATCATGAAGGGCttctctgctgctgccgccATTGTTCTCTCAACTGTGGCGTCTGTCCTCTTGTTTGGATTACAGATAA CGATCACATTCTCCTCTGGAGCCATcctagtgtgtgtgtccatctaTCTGTACGGACTTCCAAAACAGGACACATCCAAGCTGATCCAGAAGGACACAGACAAGGAATCTAAACAGAAACTGATCAATGTGTGA